The DNA sequence TGTTGCCATGATCCCGGGGACCGCGCAGGCGAACGAGGACAGCATCGCCACGAACGCGCGACCTTCCAGTCCGGTTCTGGCCATGACGCGATCCATCAAGAATGCGGCACGTGACATGTAGCCGACATTCTCTAGCAGCGCAATCAGCAAGAACAGCAACACAATCTGCGGAAGAAACTGCAACACGGTGCCGACCCCACCGATCACCCCGTCGCCGATCAGACCGCCAACCATCGTGCCGCCGAGGTGGCTGTTGACCTGCGATCCCAGCCAGTCGAGCCCGGCGGCGATCCGGTCCTGCAGTGGGGCGGCGACGGTGAAGATGATCTGGAAGAACGCGAACATGACCGCGAAGAAGATCACGATGCCCCACAGCGGATGCAATACCAAGCCGTCGATCCGGGCGGTCCGCTGATCCCGATGCGGGGCAACGTACTTCGCGGCGGAAAGCACCGATTTGCCCCAGGCGTCGAGCGCCTCGGCCTCCGACGGCGGCAGCACCGCAGGCCGTGACCAGGTGTCACTGGAGCCCAACAGGGCGCGCAGGCTCTCGATGCCGGCGCCACGGTTGGCGATGACGGCCACGACCGGTATGCCGATCGCGGCCGTAAGAGCTTCCACGTCGACTCCGCCGCGGCGCGAACGCAATTCGTCGGTCATGGTGAGCACCAACAGGGTGGGAAGGTCCAGACCCAGTACCTGGCCCACCAAGGTGATGGAGCGGCGCAGTGTGGTGGCGTCGGCGACCAGCACGATCACGTCGGGCCGGCCGATCCCGTTGATTCCGCCGGCCAACACGTCGACAACAACCTGTTCGTCCGGGCTGATCGGGTCCAGGCTGTAGGTGCCGGGCAGGTCTTCGATCGCCACCTCGACACCGTCGATGGTCGCCAACCCGACGCTGCGCCCCACCGTGACGCCCGGATAGTTGCCGGTCTTGGCGCGCAGGCCGGTCAGGTGATTGAACACGCTGGTCTTGCCGGCGTTCGGGCTTCCGACCAGCGCGATCCGCTGTGCCGGCGTCACATTTGCGGCGGTGGCCCTGCCCTCGTGGCAGTCGGTCATCGCTGACCACCGCCGACGTCGATTTCTGGGTCGATTTCGATCAGCCGGGCTTCCCGGCGCCGCAGACACAGTTCGGTGTCTTGCACGCGGTAGATGGTGGGATCGCCCAGCGGGGCCCGGCGGACCACGTCGACGCGGGTGGCTGGACGGAATCCGAGCTGGCGCAGTCGATTTGCCACCGCCGGAGGGGCGTGCGATGCGGCACCGGTGATGGTGGCTCGCTGGCCCGGCGCCAAATCGGCGAGCACGGTCGCCGATTCGGTTCCCTGCGACGATCGCCGCCGCCACCTGCGCATCAGACGCCCTAACGTTAGATCAGCTTACTGTTGCAAGGTACGCCTGATTCTGCGGTCGCGTCACCGACCGACATGTGGCGATCAGCCGATGGTCACCGGCTCGGCGGGGTCGCACTCACAGGTTTCCGGATCGTCTTGCGGCCGGTGCCGACGGTGGACCCGGACCTCGTAGACCAGCAGTGCCACCCCGACGGCGGCGGTGCACGCCGACACCGCGAACAGCAGCGGGCTCACCTCGCCGGTCAGGGCATCTCCGAGCACCACCACCGCGGCGGTGCCTGGCAGCAGCCCGACCAGGGTGGCCACCGTGTAGGGGACCAGTCGCACCGCCGAGGCGCCGGCGGCGTAGTTGATCACCGAGAACGGGATCGCCGGAATCAACCGCAGCGACACCACAGCGGGCCACCCGCGCTGACGAAG is a window from the Mycobacterium sp. SVM_VP21 genome containing:
- a CDS encoding ferrous iron transporter B, producing the protein MTDCHEGRATAANVTPAQRIALVGSPNAGKTSVFNHLTGLRAKTGNYPGVTVGRSVGLATIDGVEVAIEDLPGTYSLDPISPDEQVVVDVLAGGINGIGRPDVIVLVADATTLRRSITLVGQVLGLDLPTLLVLTMTDELRSRRGGVDVEALTAAIGIPVVAVIANRGAGIESLRALLGSSDTWSRPAVLPPSEAEALDAWGKSVLSAAKYVAPHRDQRTARIDGLVLHPLWGIVIFFAVMFAFFQIIFTVAAPLQDRIAAGLDWLGSQVNSHLGGTMVGGLIGDGVIGGVGTVLQFLPQIVLLFLLIALLENVGYMSRAAFLMDRVMARTGLEGRAFVAMLSSFACAVPGIMATRTLPSSRDRIATIISAPLMTCSARLPVYTLLVGLLVAPQTHWSGFSAQGVTMFLLYLGGGTSALLAAAVFKSTILRSDLLPFTMELPPYRFPSPTAVLVAMWNAAKIFLRKAGTVILATSLVLWVLMNLPTRTAETAALPPPDATAYVLDHSYAAGIGRAIEPVFAPLGFDWRTNIALVGSLSAREVFVSTLGQVSAATNPTDPHQALLSMSDDNGRRVFSAPTVIALMVYFMFALQCMSTVAVMRRETNSWRWPAFAFGYMFVLAWVMAFAVRSIAVGLGT
- a CDS encoding ferrous iron transport protein A yields the protein MRRWRRRSSQGTESATVLADLAPGQRATITGAASHAPPAVANRLRQLGFRPATRVDVVRRAPLGDPTIYRVQDTELCLRRREARLIEIDPEIDVGGGQR